In one Elusimicrobiota bacterium genomic region, the following are encoded:
- a CDS encoding superoxide dismutase: MPFTLPALPYEKTALAPHLSAETIDFHYGKHHQAYVDNLNKLTVGTPFEQETLEVVIQKTVSGPVFNNAAQVWNHTFYWNSLTPQGGGEPSGALADALKKKFGSFTSFKEIFTKNALGHFGSGWVWLIKTPDGGVDIETMPNAGTPLVEGKKALLTCDVWEHAYYIDYRNARAKYIDGFWNLVHWDFAAKNFKG; encoded by the coding sequence ATGCCCTTCACGCTTCCGGCGTTGCCCTACGAGAAAACGGCTTTAGCCCCTCATCTTTCAGCGGAAACCATTGATTTCCATTACGGCAAACACCACCAGGCTTATGTGGACAACTTGAACAAACTGACGGTGGGAACACCCTTCGAACAAGAGACCTTAGAGGTGGTGATTCAAAAAACGGTTTCGGGTCCCGTCTTTAACAACGCGGCTCAGGTTTGGAACCACACCTTTTATTGGAATTCCCTCACACCGCAGGGAGGGGGTGAACCTTCCGGAGCCCTCGCGGACGCGCTGAAAAAAAAGTTTGGTTCCTTCACTTCCTTCAAAGAGATTTTCACTAAAAACGCCCTGGGTCATTTTGGCTCGGGTTGGGTGTGGCTGATCAAGACGCCTGACGGCGGGGTGGACATTGAAACCATGCCCAACGCCGGAACGCCTTTGGTGGAAGGAAAAAAAGCCCTTCTCACCTGCGACGTTTGGGAACACGCCTATTACATTGATTACCGGAACGCCCGAGCCAAATATATTGACGGTTTCTGGAATCTCGTCCACTGGGATTTTGCCGCAAAGAATTTTAAAGGCTAA